A part of Paenibacillus donghaensis genomic DNA contains:
- a CDS encoding glycoside hydrolase family 88/105 protein: MSTTETRSVSWSRKIADTILKECNQQGEHEFVLERWAYVPGMLQMAMARAGVKLAEPRFLSYMQRHMDSFIGEDGSIRTYSLEEYNLDQINQGKNLFLLYEESREARYAEAAHLLAAQLIGQPRTSEGGFWHKKVYPFQMWLDGLYMASPFLAEYGRVFERPELLDEAAHQLLLIERRTRDPRTGLLYHGWDESKEQEWADATTGLSAHFWSRAVGWYVMAVVDCLEHFPVTHPKRGTIIGIFQRLCGALLKVQDQETGLWYQVLDQAGRKGNYLEASGSCMFVYAMAKALRLRYLEPSFREGMFKGYEGILAHLAEEDEQGVHLHRICHGAGLSIDRNGSYDYYISEAVLSDVPMGMAPFLLAALEVERYQEMLKDPHPSF; encoded by the coding sequence ATGTCAACAACAGAAACCCGAAGCGTGAGCTGGTCCCGCAAAATCGCGGACACGATTCTGAAAGAATGCAATCAACAAGGTGAACATGAATTCGTATTGGAACGGTGGGCATACGTGCCAGGGATGCTGCAAATGGCGATGGCCAGGGCGGGTGTAAAGCTTGCGGAACCCCGGTTCTTATCCTATATGCAGCGGCACATGGACAGCTTCATTGGAGAGGACGGTTCTATCCGTACGTACTCGCTGGAGGAATATAATCTAGACCAGATCAATCAGGGCAAAAACCTGTTTCTATTATATGAAGAATCCCGTGAAGCCCGTTACGCGGAGGCGGCACATTTACTAGCGGCACAATTAATCGGGCAGCCCCGAACCTCCGAGGGAGGCTTCTGGCACAAGAAGGTGTACCCTTTCCAGATGTGGCTGGACGGCTTGTATATGGCATCGCCATTCCTTGCGGAATATGGCAGAGTATTCGAGCGTCCTGAACTGCTCGACGAAGCGGCACATCAGCTGCTGCTGATTGAACGCAGAACACGTGATCCGCGCACCGGCCTGCTGTATCATGGGTGGGACGAATCGAAGGAGCAGGAATGGGCGGATGCAACGACTGGGTTGTCTGCTCATTTCTGGAGCCGGGCTGTGGGTTGGTATGTTATGGCCGTTGTCGACTGTCTGGAGCATTTCCCGGTAACGCATCCGAAACGGGGAACGATCATCGGCATCTTCCAGCGCTTGTGCGGCGCGCTTCTGAAGGTCCAGGATCAGGAAACGGGGCTATGGTATCAAGTGCTGGACCAGGCGGGACGCAAGGGCAACTATCTGGAGGCTTCCGGCTCTTGTATGTTTGTCTACGCCATGGCCAAAGCGCTCAGACTGCGGTATCTTGAGCCTTCTTTCAGAGAAGGCATGTTCAAAGGCTATGAGGGAATACTCGCTCACCTGGCGGAAGAGGATGAGCAAGGGGTGCATCTGCATCGAATCTGCCATGGCGCCGGACTAAGCATAGACCGCAACGGTTCCTACGACTATTATATTTCAGAGGCTGTACTTTCCGATGTACCGATGGGCATGGCGCCATTTTTGCTGGCTGCCCTTGAGGTGGAACGCTATCAGGAAATGCTGAAAGACCCTCATCCATCCTTTTAA
- a CDS encoding alpha/beta hydrolase family protein codes for MESLEQYMKQLTGSAPQALSYSGNPPFPAWRTRLAASFVERLGGFPEHKEELDPVLLEHVDCAGYIRQRIEITTYEGMRMPLYVLIPETPLSRPAPAVLAIHGHGYGSREIVGLNPDGSARQDDPGLHKDFAVSLVKQGFVVVAPELFGFGDRRLEDDRRSADPAKNSCFVLSSALLMRGQTMAGYRIYETIRALDYTITRTEVLSSAIGMMGISGGGLVAGFTAALDERIGCAVVSGYANTFTASILARSHCLDNYIPGILLDAEMPDLLGMIAPRGLFLESGVKDHLFGPAAARQAFERLKLIYEAAGCGGQVEADVFEGGHEIHGEPAFTWLRRQLADR; via the coding sequence ATGGAATCCTTGGAGCAATATATGAAGCAGCTGACCGGATCGGCGCCTCAGGCCTTGTCTTATTCCGGCAACCCTCCATTTCCTGCTTGGCGGACGAGGTTGGCGGCAAGCTTCGTAGAGCGTCTCGGCGGCTTCCCGGAGCATAAGGAGGAGCTTGACCCGGTACTGCTGGAGCATGTGGATTGTGCCGGTTATATCCGGCAACGGATAGAAATTACCACCTATGAAGGAATGCGGATGCCGCTGTACGTGCTGATTCCTGAAACTCCGCTCTCCCGGCCTGCACCTGCCGTGCTGGCTATTCATGGACATGGCTACGGCAGCCGGGAGATTGTCGGCCTGAACCCGGATGGCTCTGCGCGTCAGGATGATCCTGGTCTGCATAAGGATTTTGCCGTTTCGCTGGTCAAGCAGGGCTTTGTCGTCGTGGCCCCGGAGCTGTTCGGCTTTGGGGACAGGCGGCTTGAAGACGACAGGAGGAGCGCCGATCCAGCTAAGAATTCCTGCTTCGTCCTGTCATCTGCGCTGCTGATGAGAGGGCAGACCATGGCAGGCTACCGCATCTATGAGACTATCCGTGCGCTGGATTATACGATCACACGCACAGAGGTGCTGAGCAGCGCGATAGGGATGATGGGAATCTCGGGGGGCGGGCTGGTAGCGGGGTTCACCGCCGCACTTGATGAACGGATTGGCTGTGCGGTTGTCAGCGGGTACGCGAACACCTTTACAGCAAGTATTCTCGCGCGCAGTCATTGTCTCGACAATTACATTCCTGGTATTCTGCTGGATGCTGAAATGCCTGACCTATTGGGGATGATTGCCCCGCGCGGCTTGTTTCTGGAATCCGGAGTCAAGGACCATCTGTTTGGTCCCGCCGCTGCAAGGCAAGCCTTCGAGCGATTGAAGCTTATCTATGAAGCGGCGGGCTGCGGAGGGCAAGTGGAGGCAGATGTGTTTGAAGGCGGGCATGAAATCCACGGAGAGCCGGCATTTACCTGGCTGCGCAGGCAGCTTGCTGACCGTTGA
- a CDS encoding pectinesterase family protein: MLITVSASGGEGFSSLQEALDSIPRGYQSAVTIRIKPGIYEEKVTVASEAPPILLLGEDPHSTIITWNDNAHTPGPGGEAMGTFRTGTLSIFAENFTAENLTISNASGPGTGQAVAAFVDAGHAVFRRVRLLGDQDTLYAGQGKQYYDECYIEGDVDYIFGGATALFERCHLHNKRSRGYITAASTPEDAAYGYVFLDCRITGGEGVGEVYLGRPWRPFAHVAFIRTVMDASVIGEGWHNWGQPDREQSSRYEEYESSGPGADPQARVKWSRQLTSEEAAAFRVLSILDGWHPEGY, from the coding sequence ATGCTTATTACAGTTTCTGCAAGTGGCGGCGAAGGATTCAGCAGCTTACAAGAAGCGTTGGATTCTATTCCCCGGGGGTATCAGTCAGCAGTGACCATTCGCATTAAACCCGGCATCTATGAGGAGAAAGTTACGGTGGCCTCCGAAGCTCCGCCCATTCTGCTGCTTGGCGAGGACCCGCATTCCACGATCATTACCTGGAATGACAACGCCCATACGCCTGGGCCCGGCGGAGAAGCGATGGGAACGTTCCGAACAGGGACACTAAGTATATTTGCGGAGAACTTTACTGCGGAGAATCTCACTATCTCGAATGCTTCAGGTCCCGGAACAGGACAGGCAGTGGCGGCATTCGTGGATGCCGGACACGCGGTATTCCGGCGCGTCAGACTGCTCGGCGATCAGGATACGCTGTATGCCGGACAAGGCAAGCAGTATTACGATGAATGTTATATTGAAGGGGATGTGGACTACATCTTTGGCGGAGCGACAGCGTTATTCGAACGCTGTCATCTGCACAATAAGCGGTCCAGAGGTTATATCACGGCCGCGTCCACCCCGGAGGATGCGGCCTACGGTTATGTGTTCCTCGATTGCCGAATTACCGGAGGTGAAGGAGTCGGCGAGGTGTATCTTGGACGCCCTTGGCGTCCCTTTGCCCATGTAGCCTTCATCCGCACGGTTATGGATGCATCGGTTATTGGAGAAGGCTGGCATAACTGGGGGCAGCCCGACAGGGAGCAGAGCAGCCGGTATGAAGAATATGAGAGCAGCGGTCCCGGTGCCGATCCGCAAGCGAGGGTGAAATGGTCCAGGCAGCTGACTTCAGAGGAGGCGGCGGCATTCCGGGTGTTGTCCATACTGGATGGCTGGCATCCTGAAGGCTACTAA
- a CDS encoding AraC family transcriptional regulator → MNPVTGPNPKYIIEEGKFSIQQMKRKGITAMPRPHNHDLIELYYLIEGERVYFVDNRVVTVHKGELILIPSGELHATASSEIAEFERILINYNPELLPRSLQKEALWLQGLRFRLFRLTLREQKEAEDLMARMLDECRMRRPYYETCVATLLAELMILLQRSESVSASGSATTKHPLHGLVTDVATYIRAHYRQPLSLEATAEHFFISPSYLSRVFHRLTGFHFREYIVHMRVKEAERQLSETADKIQQIASSVGFEHLSHFNKTFKKATGLTPLQYRKDAKSRPSSR, encoded by the coding sequence ATGAACCCTGTTACTGGTCCCAATCCCAAATACATAATTGAAGAAGGCAAATTCAGCATTCAGCAGATGAAGCGCAAAGGCATTACAGCCATGCCGCGTCCTCATAACCATGATTTGATTGAACTTTATTATTTGATTGAAGGAGAACGGGTATATTTTGTAGACAACCGGGTGGTTACCGTGCACAAAGGAGAATTAATCCTCATCCCCTCCGGGGAACTCCATGCGACAGCAAGCTCCGAGATCGCTGAGTTTGAACGGATTTTGATCAATTATAACCCGGAACTGCTCCCTCGTTCACTGCAGAAGGAAGCCCTTTGGTTGCAGGGCCTCAGATTCCGCCTGTTTCGTCTAACCTTGCGTGAGCAGAAGGAAGCGGAAGATCTGATGGCACGGATGCTGGACGAATGCCGGATGCGCCGGCCGTATTACGAGACGTGTGTAGCCACCCTGTTGGCGGAATTGATGATCTTGCTGCAGCGGTCGGAGAGCGTATCCGCCTCCGGCTCCGCCACAACCAAACATCCCCTTCATGGCCTGGTGACAGATGTAGCCACCTATATACGTGCACATTACCGCCAGCCGCTTTCACTTGAGGCAACCGCCGAGCACTTTTTCATTAGTCCTTCCTATCTGAGCCGGGTATTCCACCGATTGACAGGTTTTCATTTCCGCGAATACATTGTACACATGCGGGTCAAGGAAGCCGAACGCCAGCTCAGTGAGACAGCAGACAAGATTCAGCAAATCGCCTCTTCCGTCGGCTTTGAACATCTCTCCCATTTCAACAAAACCTTCAAGAAGGCAACCGGCCTAACCCCTCTTCAATACCGCAAGGATGCCAAATCGCGTCCTTCATCGCGATAG
- a CDS encoding glycoside hydrolase family 43 protein, which produces MRTFRNPVLPGFYPDPSAIRVGEDYYLVTSSFEFFPGVPIFHSRDMVNWRQLGHVLDRPSQLNLDDTLPSMGIWAPTIRYHDGLFYMITTYVDNDKNQHNFYVTAADPAGDWSDPVWLEDAPGIDSSLFFDEDGKVYYTGNRVPPEGQDYPKHMDIWLQEIDLALGKLVGPKHSIWQGALKVAHAQEGPHIYKIGAWYYVLIAEGGTGHTHAITIARSRSVTGPYEGHKANPILTHRHLGRAYPIVNVGHGELIETQHGDWWMFCLASRTCGGYYRNLGRETFLTPVQWENEWPVVNPGKGVLELNSPAPDLPETRWPQLPARDDFDDKILSLVWNFLRTPRGEFWSLEERPGALRLHLKPEQLSRVSNPSFVGRRQQHLSFRAAADMAFKPAAEGEAAGIVLMQNADNHFRFELVLQEGEAVLQLTERRGGSEQVLASVAYLLGKVQFKVEARGQDYSFYYRSGEAEKWIALYEQADGRVLSTDLAGGFTGAYIGMYGSSQGAESANYADFDWFSYEEID; this is translated from the coding sequence TTGAGAACATTCCGCAATCCTGTACTGCCCGGATTTTATCCTGATCCCTCAGCCATACGTGTCGGAGAGGATTACTATCTTGTGACCTCAAGCTTCGAATTTTTCCCGGGTGTTCCCATTTTCCACAGCCGCGATATGGTCAACTGGCGCCAGCTTGGCCATGTGCTTGACCGTCCTTCACAATTGAACCTGGATGATACGCTTCCGTCGATGGGCATCTGGGCGCCGACTATCCGTTACCATGACGGTCTCTTCTACATGATCACTACTTATGTTGACAATGATAAGAACCAGCATAATTTCTATGTAACAGCGGCCGATCCTGCAGGAGACTGGTCCGATCCGGTCTGGCTGGAAGATGCGCCGGGTATTGATTCCTCGCTGTTCTTCGACGAAGATGGGAAGGTCTATTATACCGGAAACCGTGTCCCGCCGGAGGGGCAGGATTATCCTAAGCATATGGATATCTGGCTGCAGGAAATTGACCTTGCGCTAGGGAAGCTTGTCGGACCCAAGCACAGCATATGGCAAGGCGCGCTCAAGGTTGCCCATGCCCAGGAAGGGCCGCATATCTACAAGATCGGTGCTTGGTATTACGTGCTTATTGCCGAAGGCGGAACAGGCCATACCCACGCGATTACGATTGCCAGAAGCCGGTCCGTGACCGGACCCTATGAAGGTCATAAGGCTAATCCGATCCTGACCCACCGTCATCTGGGCCGGGCGTATCCCATCGTCAATGTAGGCCATGGAGAGCTGATCGAGACACAGCACGGAGACTGGTGGATGTTCTGCCTCGCTTCACGGACCTGCGGCGGATATTACCGCAACCTCGGCCGTGAAACGTTTCTGACACCTGTCCAATGGGAGAATGAGTGGCCTGTGGTCAATCCGGGCAAAGGAGTGCTGGAACTGAATTCTCCGGCTCCCGATCTTCCGGAGACACGCTGGCCGCAGCTTCCGGCGCGGGATGATTTCGATGATAAGATATTGTCCCTTGTCTGGAACTTTCTGCGCACGCCGCGCGGAGAATTCTGGAGCTTGGAGGAGCGGCCTGGAGCGCTGCGGCTGCACTTGAAGCCTGAGCAGCTCTCCCGGGTCAGCAACCCTTCCTTCGTCGGAAGACGCCAGCAGCATCTGAGCTTCAGGGCGGCTGCGGATATGGCGTTCAAGCCCGCCGCAGAAGGGGAAGCTGCCGGTATTGTGCTGATGCAGAATGCCGATAACCACTTCCGGTTCGAGCTTGTGCTGCAGGAAGGAGAAGCGGTACTCCAGTTGACAGAGCGCCGTGGCGGCAGCGAGCAGGTGCTTGCTTCTGTGGCATATTTACTGGGCAAGGTACAATTTAAGGTAGAGGCCAGAGGGCAGGATTACAGCTTCTATTACAGATCCGGTGAGGCCGAGAAATGGATCGCGCTCTACGAACAGGCCGATGGAAGAGTGCTCAGCACGGATCTGGCCGGTGGCTTCACAGGTGCATATATCGGGATGTACGGCAGCTCCCAAGGCGCAGAGAGTGCCAATTATGCCGATTTCGACTGGTTCAGCTATGAAGAAATAGATTAA
- a CDS encoding helix-turn-helix domain-containing protein, with translation MGKRKSMYTRFFMSLTLISVCSILVLAVVIFYWFRHISIDNIDKANQNVLLNTETVFMNYKEIVQNYTMDFYANPNINALMMSGDTSWSDQLYSALSQIRGALVVNQYLENAYIFGLNEPVAMFENMPLSPESKQELFNRVRDSRIVESPFLWEATLNNGLSKTLLTIFYNDRAFADSEYNGAVAITVNLSKLQNNLFSQSGAEVTRYAVLDQNARVLMHNTLSDSHFDPQMLDRIVSASAHTGSFVWKESGEPRLITYVYSTADKLWFLSETSYKDSIRNISNARNLMIGLCLALILAASLSARMISRSIYKPIGRLFGNIVHLSGNEEALRNGTDVDTANLELEAIASTLQQLKRESNDSALIRWLLTPRSAGSSEAPMASIGATGGVYCVCVLAVHPQAPLMGCSDTVEELTAFIRAVFAEIATVQAYSPHKGSGVLILSEQQEGNFTDYASYRSKWEAIAAFRPVSGACCSFGISGFSHDLNLLKDQYDQAADSLQHVKFHEQLNIVFSDDTIHLNSSPIPDSALEPLLQAVKQPDQTANIPQSAERLLAVCCSYQAEMATLALSRLAVELSRTAEFKAAIQHSGFLDNYQQIWQLQSYGQLRAWLEECCGSAHERMRSMLAVETRSLAAEAIGYIREHYSDPKLSLNSLADKLAISPAYLSRLITDAVGSSFPDFVNLLRLEQAQLLLVSGLDMDIREIAEEVGYNSSTYFTTQFKKRYGATPSKWRMNHILHKED, from the coding sequence TTGGGAAAGCGAAAGAGCATGTACACCCGTTTTTTTATGAGCCTTACCTTGATTTCAGTATGTTCCATTCTTGTGCTCGCTGTTGTCATCTTTTACTGGTTCAGGCATATATCCATAGATAATATCGATAAGGCTAACCAGAATGTGTTACTGAATACGGAAACCGTATTTATGAATTATAAAGAGATCGTCCAGAATTACACCATGGACTTCTATGCCAATCCCAATATCAATGCTCTGATGATGAGCGGTGATACCAGTTGGAGCGATCAGCTGTACAGCGCCCTCAGTCAGATCCGCGGGGCGCTTGTAGTGAACCAGTATTTGGAGAACGCCTACATTTTCGGGCTGAACGAGCCTGTGGCTATGTTCGAGAATATGCCGCTGAGCCCCGAATCGAAACAGGAGTTGTTCAACCGCGTGCGTGACAGCCGCATTGTAGAATCGCCGTTTCTGTGGGAGGCTACCTTAAACAATGGATTGTCCAAGACACTGCTGACCATTTTTTATAATGACCGGGCCTTTGCAGACAGCGAATATAACGGAGCGGTTGCTATTACAGTCAATCTCAGCAAGCTGCAGAACAACCTGTTCTCGCAGAGCGGAGCTGAAGTGACACGCTACGCGGTACTGGACCAGAATGCCCGTGTGCTTATGCATAATACACTCTCGGACAGCCATTTTGATCCGCAGATGCTGGACAGAATCGTCTCTGCCTCTGCCCATACGGGCTCCTTCGTCTGGAAAGAATCCGGGGAGCCTCGACTGATCACTTATGTCTACTCAACGGCGGACAAGCTCTGGTTTCTCTCCGAAACCTCCTATAAAGACAGCATACGCAATATTTCCAATGCCCGTAATCTGATGATTGGCCTGTGCCTGGCGCTGATCCTGGCCGCCAGCCTCAGCGCCAGGATGATCTCCCGCAGCATCTACAAGCCCATTGGGCGTCTGTTCGGGAATATTGTCCATCTCTCGGGCAATGAAGAGGCCTTAAGGAACGGTACGGATGTGGATACAGCCAATCTCGAACTGGAGGCTATTGCCTCCACACTTCAGCAGCTGAAGAGAGAGAGCAACGACAGTGCATTGATCCGCTGGCTGCTCACTCCCCGCTCTGCAGGCAGCAGCGAGGCCCCCATGGCAAGCATAGGCGCCACCGGAGGCGTGTATTGCGTCTGTGTTCTGGCCGTACATCCGCAAGCTCCGCTCATGGGCTGCTCCGACACGGTTGAAGAGCTTACCGCCTTCATCCGGGCTGTGTTCGCCGAAATCGCGACGGTTCAGGCTTATAGCCCCCATAAGGGATCTGGCGTGCTGATTCTCAGTGAGCAGCAGGAGGGCAATTTCACCGATTATGCCTCATACCGCAGCAAATGGGAGGCCATTGCGGCATTCCGGCCTGTGTCGGGTGCATGCTGCAGCTTTGGGATCAGCGGATTTTCCCATGATCTGAATCTGCTGAAGGATCAATATGATCAGGCTGCGGACAGTCTGCAGCATGTTAAATTTCATGAGCAGCTTAACATTGTATTTTCCGATGATACCATCCACCTGAACAGCAGTCCGATTCCCGACAGCGCACTTGAACCGTTGCTACAGGCTGTGAAACAGCCTGATCAGACTGCCAATATTCCGCAGTCTGCCGAACGGCTGCTGGCAGTTTGCTGCAGCTACCAGGCCGAGATGGCCACCCTTGCCTTATCCAGACTTGCAGTTGAGCTGAGCCGGACTGCCGAGTTCAAAGCCGCTATCCAGCATTCCGGTTTTTTGGACAATTATCAGCAGATATGGCAGCTCCAAAGCTATGGACAGCTGCGCGCCTGGCTGGAGGAATGCTGTGGTTCCGCACATGAGCGAATGCGCAGCATGCTCGCTGTAGAGACACGCAGTCTTGCCGCTGAAGCCATCGGCTATATCAGAGAGCATTATAGTGATCCCAAGCTCTCCCTGAACAGTCTTGCCGATAAGCTTGCCATCAGTCCCGCTTATCTCAGCAGACTGATTACGGACGCTGTAGGCAGCAGTTTTCCCGATTTTGTCAACCTGCTGCGCCTGGAGCAGGCTCAACTTCTGCTAGTCAGCGGTCTGGATATGGATATCCGGGAGATAGCCGAGGAAGTCGGTTACAACAGCAGCACCTATTTTACCACCCAGTTCAAAAAGCGTTATGGAGCCACCCCTTCCAAATGGAGGATGAACCACATCCTGCATAAAGAGGATTAA
- a CDS encoding ABC transporter permease, which translates to MMQEVSPDTSRLHSIRTPASKKRKWIKSLRKDGSLYLLALPGIVVLILFAYLPMSGLILVFKNYNFNDGIFGSPWSGFANFEFFFSSMEDALRATRNTVMLNALYMVTGTFFSVSIAIILNELRSKGFIKVTQSVMFFPYFISWIIIGAVLFSLLDYDKGILNQLFSSLGIAQVDWYSSPWLFVVILVLANIWKSAGYGAIIYYAVLQGIDPSYYEAARIDGASRWQIITKITLPMLIPSIILLSLLSIGGMLKGDLSMIMGVTFLNPLLLPTTDIIDVYVYRTAIRSGEFGFASAITLYQSVFGFILVLAANKLAGWYDKDSKLF; encoded by the coding sequence ATGATGCAAGAGGTTTCACCGGATACAAGTAGGCTTCATTCGATAAGGACGCCCGCATCCAAAAAGAGAAAGTGGATCAAATCGCTCAGGAAAGACGGGTCACTGTATCTTCTTGCTCTTCCAGGCATTGTCGTACTGATTCTTTTTGCCTACCTGCCCATGAGCGGACTGATTCTCGTATTCAAAAATTACAACTTCAACGACGGGATTTTCGGCAGCCCCTGGTCGGGCTTTGCCAATTTCGAATTCTTCTTCTCCAGTATGGAGGACGCTCTGAGGGCAACACGCAATACGGTAATGTTGAATGCGCTTTATATGGTAACCGGCACCTTTTTCTCCGTTTCCATTGCCATTATATTGAACGAACTTCGCAGCAAGGGATTTATTAAAGTGACGCAGAGTGTGATGTTTTTCCCTTATTTCATCTCTTGGATTATTATCGGGGCGGTTCTCTTCTCCCTGCTTGATTATGACAAAGGCATTCTGAACCAGCTCTTCAGTTCACTTGGAATCGCACAGGTAGATTGGTACTCCAGCCCTTGGCTGTTCGTCGTCATTCTCGTTCTGGCCAATATTTGGAAAAGCGCCGGATACGGAGCCATTATCTACTACGCGGTGCTGCAGGGCATAGATCCCTCCTATTATGAAGCCGCACGGATTGACGGAGCCTCCAGATGGCAGATCATCACCAAAATCACGCTACCCATGCTGATTCCATCCATTATCCTGTTATCCCTGCTTAGTATCGGAGGCATGCTGAAGGGCGATCTGAGCATGATTATGGGCGTAACGTTCTTGAATCCGCTGCTGCTGCCTACGACTGACATCATCGACGTCTATGTATACCGCACAGCAATCCGCTCCGGCGAGTTCGGTTTCGCTTCAGCCATCACGCTCTATCAATCCGTCTTTGGCTTCATCCTGGTGCTTGCCGCCAACAAGCTGGCAGGCTGGTATGACAAAGACAGCAAATTATTCTAG
- a CDS encoding carbohydrate ABC transporter permease has product MHTNDSKGLLIFFYFFIALFSVVCLVPFVLAVSGSLSTESRIAAEGYSFWPRGFTLETYQFLFGSKAEQILRGYSISVMVTALGTVSAVLVTTAYAYVISVKSFRLKNFFSFFAYFTMLFSGGTLPWYLLSTKYYHLGDTLAGLIVPYLLSVFLMFLMANYFRSIPHEIVESAQIDGAGHLRIFFSIMIPLGRVGLVTISLFYALQFWNDFYLPLMLVTDQDLYTIQYLMYNMMANIQFLASGNAAQVGGVVISPPLETAKMAMTCLTVLPIAILYPFLQRFFVKGIIVGSVKG; this is encoded by the coding sequence ATGCACACTAACGATAGTAAAGGACTTCTCATTTTCTTTTATTTTTTTATCGCGCTATTCTCAGTGGTATGCCTGGTTCCTTTTGTTCTTGCGGTATCTGGCTCATTGTCTACGGAATCCCGGATTGCGGCAGAAGGATATTCCTTCTGGCCCAGAGGTTTCACGCTTGAAACCTATCAATTCCTGTTCGGCTCCAAAGCGGAGCAGATTCTGCGGGGTTACTCCATATCCGTTATGGTTACAGCACTGGGCACGGTTTCGGCTGTCCTGGTTACCACGGCCTATGCTTACGTCATTTCCGTCAAAAGCTTCCGGCTCAAAAATTTCTTCTCCTTCTTCGCTTATTTCACCATGCTGTTCAGCGGCGGAACCCTGCCATGGTATTTGCTGAGCACCAAATATTATCACCTGGGCGATACACTTGCCGGGCTGATCGTTCCTTACCTGTTGAGCGTATTTCTGATGTTCCTGATGGCGAACTATTTCCGCAGCATTCCCCATGAGATTGTGGAGTCCGCACAAATCGACGGCGCTGGCCACCTGCGGATCTTCTTCAGCATTATGATCCCGCTGGGCCGGGTTGGACTGGTCACCATTTCGCTCTTCTATGCACTGCAGTTCTGGAATGATTTCTATCTGCCGCTGATGCTGGTGACCGATCAGGATCTCTACACCATTCAATATTTGATGTACAACATGATGGCCAATATTCAATTTCTGGCTTCCGGCAATGCCGCCCAGGTTGGCGGGGTAGTGATATCCCCTCCACTGGAGACCGCCAAAATGGCAATGACCTGCCTGACGGTCCTGCCGATAGCCATTCTATATCCTTTTCTCCAGCGCTTCTTCGTCAAAGGTATTATCGTCGGATCGGTCAAGGGATAA